From Sporosarcina sp. Te-1, the proteins below share one genomic window:
- the menB gene encoding 1,4-dihydroxy-2-naphthoyl-CoA synthase — protein MTRQWETIRTYEDIKYEKYNGIAKVTINRPEVRNAFTPRTVMEMIDAFSRARDDESIGVIILTGEGEKAFCSGGDQKVRGHGGYVGDDQIPRLNVLDLQRLIRVIPKPVVAMVAGYAIGGGHVLHVVCDLTIAADNAIFGQTGPKVGSFDAGYGSGYLARIIGHKKAREIWYLCRQYDAQQALDMGLVNTVVPYEQLEDETVQWCEEMLAMSPTALRFIKAAMNADTDGLAGLQQMAGDATLLYYTTDEAKEGRDAFKEKRKPDFGQFPRFP, from the coding sequence ATGACACGTCAATGGGAAACAATTCGTACATACGAAGATATCAAATATGAAAAATACAACGGCATTGCGAAAGTGACGATCAACCGTCCGGAAGTGCGAAATGCGTTTACTCCAAGAACAGTCATGGAAATGATCGACGCATTTTCTAGAGCCCGTGATGACGAAAGCATCGGTGTCATCATTTTAACTGGGGAAGGCGAAAAAGCTTTCTGTTCCGGTGGAGACCAAAAGGTCAGAGGTCATGGCGGATACGTTGGAGATGATCAAATTCCACGCTTGAATGTTTTAGATCTACAACGCTTGATCCGGGTGATTCCAAAACCGGTTGTCGCGATGGTTGCTGGGTACGCAATTGGCGGCGGCCATGTGCTTCATGTGGTCTGTGATTTGACAATTGCTGCAGACAATGCCATCTTTGGACAAACTGGACCGAAAGTTGGTTCATTTGATGCAGGCTATGGTTCCGGTTATTTAGCCCGCATCATCGGCCATAAGAAAGCTCGCGAAATTTGGTACCTCTGCCGTCAATACGACGCACAGCAGGCATTGGATATGGGATTGGTCAATACGGTTGTCCCGTATGAGCAATTGGAAGATGAAACGGTTCAATGGTGTGAAGAAATGCTTGCCATGAGTCCGACAGCCCTTCGCTTTATCAAAGCAGCTATGAATGCCGATACAGATGGTCTGGCAGGTCTTCAGCAAATGGCGGGCGATGCAACACTTCTTTATTATACGACTGACGAGGCGAAAGAAGGACGAGACGCGTTTAAAGAGAAGCGCAAGCCAGACTTCGGTCAATTCCCACGCTTCCCTTAA
- the menD gene encoding 2-succinyl-5-enolpyruvyl-6-hydroxy-3-cyclohexene-1-carboxylic-acid synthase: protein MDRRVVLTAYVKRLTSLLVHAGINRAVISPGSRSTPLAYAFASSDQMETHLQIDERSAAYYALGLAKASGEPVVLLCTSGTAVSNYHPAITEAYYARIPLIILTADRPHELREVGAPQAIDQINIYGKHVKFSVDFPLPEENPDMEVFLDRHMNRAISAARTAPKGPVHINVPLREPLLIDFEQEEPELTYHHQIKGSSSLPKESVDEIYMLLSEAKKGMIIAGELPTGLNKELFWRFAKSLQWPVLCDPLSNLRSEVPRDCWELCIEHYDALLKSASFAAQAVPDTVIRFGAQPISKPLSLYLKNSRPATYLAVDESPFFRDSIGVVTHHIQAAPEAVLAIQVDKEATEYTRKWTTANHIADSLVETYDTATPGDEGAIAKLLFEHLPDGSDLFSGSSMPIRDVDTFFRKTGKDISIFSNRGTNGIDGVVSSAFGMQAARKRPAYLLIGDLSFLHDQNGLLVSRFHEYDMTIIIVNNDGGGIFSYLPQASVDNHFEELFGTPTGLTFEHIASMYDAQYAAVSSAEAFKIELEKAKVKPIRIIEVFTDRKANVEAHRAYWSSVQKGLD, encoded by the coding sequence ATGGATAGACGCGTTGTACTGACAGCATATGTCAAGAGACTCACCAGCTTATTAGTGCATGCAGGTATCAATCGGGCGGTGATCAGTCCAGGGTCCCGTTCGACTCCTCTTGCCTATGCCTTTGCCTCTTCAGATCAAATGGAAACACATTTGCAAATAGACGAACGGTCTGCTGCTTATTATGCACTGGGCCTTGCTAAAGCATCGGGAGAACCGGTTGTTTTGCTTTGTACGTCGGGTACTGCTGTGTCCAATTATCATCCTGCGATTACGGAAGCATATTATGCCCGGATCCCACTTATCATCCTAACAGCGGATCGCCCGCATGAGCTTCGGGAAGTAGGGGCGCCCCAAGCGATTGATCAGATCAACATCTATGGGAAGCATGTTAAGTTCAGCGTGGATTTCCCATTGCCTGAAGAAAATCCCGATATGGAAGTGTTTTTGGATCGCCATATGAATCGAGCTATCTCGGCTGCAAGGACGGCACCAAAAGGGCCAGTGCATATCAATGTTCCTTTAAGGGAACCATTGCTCATCGATTTTGAACAAGAGGAACCCGAGCTCACGTATCACCATCAAATCAAAGGGAGTTCCTCTTTGCCAAAAGAATCGGTTGACGAGATTTACATGCTCCTGTCTGAGGCGAAAAAAGGAATGATTATCGCAGGGGAATTGCCAACTGGCTTGAACAAGGAGCTCTTTTGGCGATTCGCAAAATCTCTTCAGTGGCCTGTACTTTGCGACCCGCTATCCAATTTACGGTCGGAAGTGCCGCGCGATTGTTGGGAGTTATGCATCGAACATTACGATGCCTTGTTAAAAAGCGCTTCATTTGCTGCTCAGGCCGTTCCGGATACGGTGATCCGATTCGGAGCGCAACCGATCTCAAAACCGTTGTCCCTGTACCTAAAGAATTCACGTCCTGCTACTTATTTGGCGGTTGATGAATCGCCATTTTTCAGAGATTCGATCGGTGTCGTGACACATCATATCCAAGCCGCTCCCGAAGCTGTGCTTGCGATTCAAGTTGATAAGGAAGCAACGGAGTATACGAGGAAATGGACGACGGCGAATCACATTGCCGACTCACTTGTGGAAACGTACGATACAGCAACTCCGGGTGATGAAGGAGCCATTGCCAAACTATTATTTGAGCATCTGCCTGATGGGTCGGATTTATTTAGTGGCAGCAGTATGCCCATCCGGGATGTAGACACCTTTTTCCGGAAGACTGGCAAGGATATCTCGATCTTTTCAAATCGGGGAACGAATGGCATTGACGGAGTAGTCTCCAGTGCCTTTGGCATGCAGGCAGCCCGCAAGCGTCCAGCCTACTTGCTGATTGGCGATTTATCTTTTTTGCATGATCAAAATGGTTTGCTGGTATCTCGTTTTCATGAATATGATATGACGATTATCATTGTCAATAATGATGGAGGCGGTATCTTCTCTTACCTGCCTCAAGCAAGTGTTGACAACCACTTTGAAGAATTGTTCGGAACGCCGACAGGCTTGACATTTGAACATATCGCCTCTATGTACGATGCGCAATATGCAGCTGTGTCCTCAGCTGAAGCTTTTAAAATCGAACTGGAAAAGGCGAAGGTGAAGCCAATCCGGATCATTGAGGTCTTTACAGACCGGAAAGCCAATGTCGAGGCTCATCGAGCGTATTGGAGCTCGGTCCAAAAGGGGCTGGATTGA
- a CDS encoding o-succinylbenzoate--CoA ligase, protein MIPNWLLQRAYLTPDRPALSFGEKQWTFCQLKEEAMKKAGQLLSSQLINGDRVALLGSSTPEMVFVIHACMLAGLEMVMLNSRLSKTEIEWQLKDAEVQQVIVSDELMDLVNGADVKVVTVNELSAMEETAFLPERSWHNDRTITVMYTSGTTGFPKGVRQTAGNHTSSALSSVLNLGLSDKDVWLCAMPLFHISGFSILVRSILYGMEVRLYEKFDAHSAASDIRDGKATRMSVVAVTLEKVMGELIQNGWTVSPEFRSMLVGGGPVARSTLERAQMLGIPVLQTYGMTETSSQTATLSAEDALRKIGSAGKPLFFNEIAIDGAKKPKEIGEIIVRGPHVTPGYIGRFTEKQPLVEGWLHTGDLGYLDDEGYLFVMDRRSDLIISGGENIYPAEIESVLMGYPAVQEAGVCGLENDEWGTVPVAFIVSQGEVTEEMLLKYCADRLAKYKIPKRFVFVDQLPRNASNKLLRRELKKLLPSKK, encoded by the coding sequence TTGATACCGAATTGGCTTTTACAACGAGCCTATTTGACTCCAGACCGACCGGCATTATCATTTGGGGAAAAGCAATGGACATTCTGCCAGTTGAAAGAGGAAGCGATGAAGAAAGCGGGACAGCTCCTTTCGAGCCAACTTATAAATGGAGATCGTGTCGCTCTTCTTGGGTCCTCCACGCCTGAAATGGTATTCGTTATCCATGCTTGCATGCTTGCCGGTTTGGAGATGGTCATGTTAAATAGCAGGTTATCGAAGACGGAGATTGAATGGCAGCTGAAAGATGCAGAAGTGCAACAAGTGATTGTTTCAGATGAGTTGATGGATTTAGTAAACGGCGCTGACGTAAAGGTTGTGACTGTAAACGAACTCAGTGCAATGGAGGAGACTGCTTTTCTGCCAGAGCGTTCATGGCATAATGATCGAACCATTACCGTCATGTACACATCGGGTACCACCGGGTTTCCAAAAGGGGTGCGCCAAACAGCGGGAAATCACACTTCCAGTGCTTTATCTTCTGTATTAAACCTTGGTTTATCGGACAAGGATGTCTGGTTATGTGCGATGCCGCTGTTTCATATTAGCGGCTTCTCCATTCTAGTCCGTTCCATTTTATATGGAATGGAAGTGCGTTTATATGAAAAGTTTGACGCACACAGCGCTGCAAGTGATATCCGGGATGGCAAAGCGACTCGCATGTCAGTCGTGGCTGTGACACTTGAGAAGGTGATGGGGGAATTGATCCAGAACGGCTGGACGGTTTCGCCGGAATTCCGCTCGATGTTAGTCGGCGGGGGACCAGTAGCGCGTTCCACCTTAGAGCGGGCACAGATGTTAGGCATTCCGGTTCTTCAAACATATGGAATGACAGAAACAAGCTCGCAAACTGCGACGTTATCTGCCGAAGATGCTTTGCGGAAAATAGGCTCTGCCGGCAAGCCTTTGTTTTTTAATGAAATTGCAATTGACGGCGCCAAGAAACCGAAAGAGATAGGAGAGATCATAGTACGCGGTCCTCATGTCACACCGGGCTACATCGGCCGGTTTACCGAAAAGCAGCCGTTAGTGGAAGGCTGGCTGCATACTGGCGATCTGGGTTACTTGGACGACGAAGGATATCTCTTTGTGATGGACCGGCGCTCGGATCTCATCATCTCAGGCGGTGAAAATATTTATCCAGCGGAAATAGAAAGTGTCTTGATGGGGTATCCTGCTGTGCAAGAGGCGGGCGTTTGCGGTCTGGAAAACGATGAATGGGGAACAGTTCCTGTCGCCTTTATCGTTAGCCAAGGTGAAGTTACTGAGGAAATGCTGTTGAAGTACTGTGCCGACCGTTTAGCCAAATATAAAATTCCCAAGCGGTTCGTCTTCGTTGATCAATTACCACGGAATGCATCCAATAAATTGTTGCGCCGAGAGTTGAAGAAGCTGCTGCCGTCCAAAAAATAA
- the menH gene encoding 2-succinyl-6-hydroxy-2,4-cyclohexadiene-1-carboxylate synthase yields the protein MGEKHSIRGIDIHVDQHVNPGKPDVVFLHGFTGSTSTWRDAMNSLQNDFSVYAVDLIGHGKTSIPLDSSRYSMGEQIADLHCLFEKLGLSRFVIVGYSMGGRLALGYASQHPDNIGALILESASPGLQEEEESLARRASDASLAERIMKEGMEIFIDYWENIPLFRSQKTLPVEKQRAIRKERMTQTQIGLANSLQGFGTGSQPSYWKVLNKLGAPILLLTGELDAKFVAIAREMKKELPNASQVIVPHAGHAIHVEKPELFVTIVKEYLEGKTF from the coding sequence ATGGGAGAGAAGCATTCAATTCGTGGAATTGATATCCATGTGGATCAGCATGTCAATCCAGGAAAACCAGACGTAGTATTCCTTCATGGCTTTACGGGTAGCACCTCGACATGGCGTGACGCTATGAATTCGCTGCAAAATGACTTTTCAGTCTATGCTGTGGATTTGATTGGACACGGCAAGACATCTATCCCACTTGATTCCTCCAGATACTCGATGGGGGAGCAAATTGCGGATCTGCATTGTTTATTTGAAAAGCTCGGACTCAGCCGATTTGTGATTGTCGGGTATTCGATGGGCGGTCGGCTGGCCTTAGGATATGCCTCGCAGCATCCTGACAATATCGGTGCGCTGATTTTAGAGAGCGCCTCACCCGGTCTTCAAGAGGAAGAGGAGAGTTTGGCAAGACGGGCGAGCGATGCTAGCTTAGCTGAACGTATTATGAAAGAAGGAATGGAAATTTTTATTGATTACTGGGAGAATATCCCTCTATTCCGATCACAAAAAACACTCCCTGTGGAGAAACAACGAGCTATACGGAAGGAACGGATGACTCAAACACAAATAGGACTGGCCAATAGCTTGCAAGGCTTTGGTACAGGCAGTCAGCCCTCCTATTGGAAGGTTCTAAATAAGCTGGGAGCGCCTATTTTGCTCTTGACAGGCGAGTTGGATGCGAAATTTGTAGCTATTGCCCGGGAAATGAAAAAAGAACTGCCAAACGCTTCTCAAGTAATAGTCCCTCATGCAGGCCATGCAATTCATGTGGAAAAACCCGAACTATTTGTTACAATAGTGAAGGAGTATTTAGAAGGTAAAACTTTTTGA